A portion of the Edaphobacter lichenicola genome contains these proteins:
- a CDS encoding response regulator, with amino-acid sequence MRPKKTILCVDNNEQVLSVRTFLLETRGYRVIAAHTSHEALEVVERSLPGTLDLILCDLIMPQMDGNELVRRAKQLHPGLPAMIVSGTVNAFDRAIHADVFLPKGASSPAEMIERIRVLVARKRGPKKAVLAQPSHPAELATYTHATAS; translated from the coding sequence ATGCGCCCCAAGAAGACGATTCTCTGCGTTGACAACAACGAACAAGTACTCTCTGTCCGCACCTTCCTGCTGGAAACCCGTGGCTATCGTGTCATCGCTGCCCACACCTCGCACGAGGCGCTGGAGGTAGTGGAACGGTCACTTCCTGGCACCCTCGATCTCATCCTCTGCGATCTCATCATGCCGCAGATGGACGGCAACGAGTTGGTTCGCCGCGCGAAACAACTCCACCCTGGCCTGCCCGCCATGATCGTCTCCGGCACGGTCAATGCCTTCGACCGCGCCATTCACGCCGACGTGTTTTTGCCCAAGGGAGCCAGCTCCCCTGCTGAGATGATCGAACGCATCCGCGTTCTCGTCGCCCGTAAACGTGGCCCCAAAAAGGCAGTGCTGGCTCAGCCCTCTCATCCGGCAGAGCTCGCCACATACACCCACGCTACGGCGAGCTAG